One Candidatus Zixiibacteriota bacterium genomic window, GATCAGCATTGTTTGAGGAACTACCTCCACCTTATATTTGTCTAAAAGCGAAAGGTCAGAAACGATTATAACTGGAAACGTCAATTGGAACTTCTTTACAAACTCCTCTGTCTTGTCCCTGTCAGAATTTGTGGCACCGAAGATTCTCAACTTTTCGGAGCTGTGATTTTGATAAAGTTTTTTCCAGAACTCCAGGTTTTCCTCGCAGGCAGGACAATCCGGGGAGAAGAAGAAAAGGACTGTTTTTTTAGATGAAGGATAGGTTAATTTGAACTCCTCTCCTTTCAGATCAACTCCCACCAGGGAAGGGACTTTTTCCTCCGGGCTAAGGATTTTAACGGGGCCCCTGGAATGGGAAAGGGCTTCCCGGAGCTTCTTATTTTCCTGCACCAGGAACAAAATCTCCACACCCATCACCACCACTAAAACGATAAGGATTATTGACCAAAGCTGGGTCCTAAGAAAACCGGATTTTTCGGACATCTTTGCTCACTCCGTCCATTTTTTTTTGAGAGGCAGATTTTAAAGAGAAAGGTAAAAAAGATCACCCCTGGATAAAATCATTTATCCGGTGAATCGATTTCCTCACCTCTCTTTCTCCAACCTGGAAAAAGTTAATTTCCGAAGTCCTGGATTCATTGATTGTCAAAGAAAAGAGTTTTACTTATGACAAAGACAGAAATTGAGAAAAATCAAGCTATTTTCCTAAGTTAATCAAATCGGTGTGAAACTATTCTATCTATTTTCATACCGATTGTCAAGAAAAAAATAGAAAATCTGGGCCCATTAACATATGTAGTGGATTGATTTTGTCTCTATGATGGCGTACGTCTGAGAATCTATGAGACTCGGCTTAAAAAAGATGTTTCACAAGACTTTTATTGCAAATCCATGAGTCAGCAGACCCAGGTTGCCCTCAACCTGGGTCCATATCCCGCCTTGAGGGCAAGGCGGGTCTACTGATACCGACCACTTTCTCATGTGTAGGCAGAGTAACCTCGCCCTTAAAACAAACGCCCGATCCTATGGATCCATTTTTGGACACTAAGGTCGGGCGCTACGAAAAAAAATGTTCCTACTGGCTCCAGTCGTGTTTTTGAATCAGATTTTCAGCACCCCGTCTTTCATAATAATCTGCCCGTCCACCTCTAACGTAGGTTTCAGCAGGATTCCGTCTAAATGGCTCTGGACTGATACCTGCCCACCCATTGACTTGTTATCACCGATAGCCATGTGAACTGTTCCCATCACCTTTTCATCTTCCAAGACATTTCCTATTATCTTGGCTTTATCGTTGGTGCCAATTCCCAATTCTGCCAAGTTTCTGGCTGGCTTGCCAAAAGGCGCAATCGCCTTCTCCAAATCTTTGGCCGATTTGTCTCCTGAGATCTCGGTTGCAAATCCATCCTTAACCACTAATTTCAGAGGCTTTTTGATTACCCCTACTCCAGCCATAGCGCCATCCACGATGATTACGCCGTTGGCAGTCCCCTCTAAGGGTGCAATATAGGTCTCACCCGCAGGCAGGTTTCCGAAATCGCCCGGCTTATGATAAAGTCCGGTATCCGGCTCCCATTCTCTTCCCTCTATGCTCATACTGATATCAGTTCCCGAAGGAGTCTTTACTCTGGCGGTCTTTTTGCCGGATAAAACTTTGGCTAACTTCAAGCTCCTCTCAGAGACTTTGTTGTAGTCTGCGCTTAAGGTCCTTTTCATCGAATCCTCAGTAATTCCGGGAAGCGTAGCAATTCTTGCACCGGCCTTACAGGCTTCTCTGCGCGCTGCTGTATGAGTCATAGACTTTGAAGTGGGGATTAAAATCACATCGAACTTTTTCATAAACTCAGCCACCATAGGGGGAGGTTCCTCGCCATTGGAAGAGCGGGGCGTGATCTCTAAAAGCATAGCCTCTCCTGCAATCTCCTTAGCCGCTTT contains:
- a CDS encoding aminopeptidase gives rise to the protein MDDLMKSARIAVYNCMGVKKGENVLIITDEPLRKIGQALWKAAKEIAGEAMLLEITPRSSNGEEPPPMVAEFMKKFDVILIPTSKSMTHTAARREACKAGARIATLPGITEDSMKRTLSADYNKVSERSLKLAKVLSGKKTARVKTPSGTDISMSIEGREWEPDTGLYHKPGDFGNLPAGETYIAPLEGTANGVIIVDGAMAGVGVIKKPLKLVVKDGFATEISGDKSAKDLEKAIAPFGKPARNLAELGIGTNDKAKIIGNVLEDEKVMGTVHMAIGDNKSMGGQVSVQSHLDGILLKPTLEVDGQIIMKDGVLKI
- a CDS encoding TlpA family protein disulfide reductase; this encodes MSEKSGFLRTQLWSIILIVLVVVMGVEILFLVQENKKLREALSHSRGPVKILSPEEKVPSLVGVDLKGEEFKLTYPSSKKTVLFFFSPDCPACEENLEFWKKLYQNHSSEKLRIFGATNSDRDKTEEFVKKFQLTFPVIIVSDLSLLDKYKVEVVPQTMLIDTSGTVQKVWPGPLPENYRKEIESMIS